A stretch of Synechococcus sp. MIT S9220 DNA encodes these proteins:
- a CDS encoding inositol monophosphatase family protein: MRKQHLDCDAAAAEAGLTSFRLEELSQVARTTADLGGSVLMQHYGQRVSIREKGRAGDLVTDADLAAEKAVLRSLGEATPEIPVLAEESGAQGDVSELCWCVDPLDGTTNFAHGYPFFATSIGLLWRGLPILGAVAVPFLQEVFWCCPGTGAFLHDDRIEVSGCSSLQDSLLVTGFAYDRRERVDNNYAEFCRLTHTTRGVRRGGAAAVDLAYVAAGRLDGYWERGLSPWDLTAGAALVVIAGGEVSDYRAQNYDVSSGRILATGPGLHSALQKELEGIEPFAEQLYAD; encoded by the coding sequence ATGAGAAAGCAACATCTGGATTGCGATGCAGCCGCCGCAGAAGCCGGGCTGACGTCGTTCAGGCTCGAAGAACTCAGTCAGGTCGCCAGAACGACAGCTGATCTGGGTGGATCGGTGCTGATGCAGCATTACGGACAACGCGTCTCAATCCGAGAGAAAGGACGAGCCGGAGATCTGGTCACCGATGCGGACCTCGCTGCCGAGAAAGCCGTCCTGAGAAGTCTTGGCGAAGCAACCCCCGAAATTCCAGTGTTGGCAGAGGAATCAGGAGCACAGGGTGATGTTTCTGAACTGTGCTGGTGTGTTGACCCTCTCGATGGCACGACGAATTTCGCGCACGGATACCCCTTTTTTGCCACCTCTATCGGCTTGCTCTGGAGAGGTCTACCGATCCTCGGGGCTGTAGCTGTTCCTTTTTTGCAGGAGGTGTTCTGGTGCTGTCCTGGCACAGGAGCGTTCCTCCACGACGATCGCATCGAGGTGAGTGGCTGCTCGTCGCTACAAGACAGCCTGCTCGTCACGGGATTCGCCTATGACCGCAGGGAGCGCGTGGACAACAATTACGCGGAGTTCTGCCGGCTGACCCATACAACAAGGGGTGTGCGCCGCGGTGGTGCGGCAGCAGTCGATTTGGCCTACGTGGCTGCAGGACGCCTCGACGGTTACTGGGAGCGAGGCTTATCTCCCTGGGATCTGACAGCTGGCGCTGCTTTGGTGGTGATCGCAGGAGGAGAAGTCAGTGATTATCGAGCACAGAATTACGACGTTTCATCCGGGCGGATTCTGGCCACTGGCCCTGGGCTGCACAGCGCACTACAGAAAGAACTCGAGGGGATCGAACCTTTCGCAGAACAGCTCTACGCGGACTGA
- a CDS encoding 2Fe-2S iron-sulfur cluster-binding protein encodes MRPTHRVTIHWRQQGRVISHEVPEGDYILQSFEQQGDPLPFSCRNGCCTSCAVRVEQGELDQQEAMGLSRELRAKGYGLLCVARAIGPLVAETQDEDEVYDLQFGRHFGRGKITRDIPLEELETWKE; translated from the coding sequence ATGAGGCCGACTCATCGGGTCACGATCCACTGGAGACAGCAAGGGCGGGTGATTTCCCATGAAGTGCCGGAGGGCGATTACATCCTGCAGAGCTTTGAACAACAGGGAGATCCCCTGCCTTTTTCCTGCAGAAACGGATGTTGCACAAGCTGCGCTGTTCGTGTTGAGCAGGGTGAACTGGATCAACAGGAAGCGATGGGACTTTCCAGAGAACTGAGAGCCAAGGGCTATGGGCTTCTCTGCGTTGCAAGAGCCATTGGCCCGCTTGTCGCGGAAACTCAGGATGAGGATGAGGTCTACGACCTGCAATTCGGTCGTCACTTCGGCCGGGGCAAGATCACCCGCGACATCCCTCTTGAGGAACTCGAAACCTGGAAGGAATGA
- the pstB gene encoding phosphate ABC transporter ATP-binding protein PstB, producing the protein MTSTSQKSNADSKDICLSIQNTTISYGSYEAVKNVYCDIPRGKVTAFIGPSGCGKSTVLRALNRMNDLIDGCSLKGRILFDGADLYGPSVDPVEVRRRIGMVFQQPNPFPKSIYENIAFGARINGYTGNMDELVERSLRQAAVWDECKDKLNESGYSLSGGQQQRLCIARTIAIQPEVILMDEPCSALDPISTLKIEETMHELKKSFTIVIVTHNMQQALRVSDMTAFFNAEAVEGGSGKVGYLVEFNETEMIFNSPSQQATQDYVSGRFG; encoded by the coding sequence ATGACTTCCACCAGCCAGAAGAGCAACGCAGATTCAAAAGACATCTGCCTCTCGATTCAGAACACCACAATCAGCTACGGCAGCTACGAGGCTGTCAAGAACGTTTACTGCGATATTCCTCGAGGCAAAGTTACTGCATTTATCGGTCCATCAGGTTGCGGAAAATCAACGGTTCTGAGAGCACTGAATCGGATGAATGATCTGATTGATGGCTGCAGCCTGAAGGGTCGCATTCTATTCGATGGAGCAGATCTTTATGGCCCCTCAGTTGATCCGGTAGAAGTGCGGCGCCGTATTGGCATGGTGTTCCAGCAGCCGAATCCGTTTCCAAAAAGTATCTACGAAAATATTGCTTTCGGAGCTCGAATCAACGGATATACCGGGAATATGGATGAGTTGGTTGAACGGTCCCTACGCCAGGCTGCAGTTTGGGATGAGTGCAAAGACAAACTCAATGAGAGTGGGTACTCACTATCTGGTGGTCAACAACAACGCCTCTGCATTGCACGCACAATCGCGATTCAACCGGAAGTGATCCTGATGGATGAACCCTGCTCAGCTCTAGATCCAATCTCGACATTGAAAATCGAAGAAACAATGCATGAATTGAAGAAGAGTTTCACAATCGTGATTGTGACTCACAATATGCAACAGGCCTTGAGAGTGAGTGATATGACCGCTTTCTTTAATGCTGAAGCGGTCGAAGGAGGATCTGGGAAAGTCGGTTATCTCGTGGAGTTCAATGAAACTGAAATGATCTTCAATTCACCCTCTCAACAAGCCACGCAGGATTACGTGTCAGGTCGATTCGGTTGA
- the pstA gene encoding phosphate ABC transporter permease PstA encodes MTLSPPASLRRDIPDLSYKGGLRRNLLSRILTLLAGLFSAVAVLPLIAVLAYVLIKGGGVINLNLFTASSTGLEGGGIGNAVIGTIIVTFLSALIAIPVGVGGGIFLAEYSGGGVFAKFIRFGTNVMAGVPSIIAGVFVYAVIVKTKIIFGNSYSAIAGGVALSILMLPTVIKTTDEGLKLVPDDLRRASLGVGASKFITILRITLPSAFTPIATGVVLSIARAAGETAPLIFTALFSPFWPEGFDAIFNPIATLSVLIYNFATLPYESQNELAWAASFVLVLFILLINLFARWLRRFASN; translated from the coding sequence ATGACACTTTCACCACCAGCGAGCCTGAGGCGAGATATTCCAGACCTGTCATATAAGGGGGGATTGAGGCGCAATTTACTCAGCAGAATTCTCACGTTGCTGGCTGGATTATTCTCAGCAGTTGCCGTTCTTCCGTTAATTGCCGTACTGGCTTATGTGCTGATCAAGGGTGGTGGAGTTATTAATTTAAATCTGTTCACTGCATCTTCTACAGGACTTGAAGGTGGCGGAATTGGCAATGCGGTCATCGGAACCATCATCGTCACCTTTCTATCGGCTCTGATCGCCATTCCAGTCGGGGTAGGAGGTGGAATTTTTCTCGCTGAGTATTCAGGAGGGGGAGTCTTTGCAAAGTTTATTCGCTTCGGGACCAACGTCATGGCTGGTGTCCCATCCATTATTGCCGGTGTCTTTGTTTATGCCGTGATCGTCAAAACAAAGATTATTTTTGGAAACTCCTACAGTGCAATTGCAGGGGGAGTTGCATTATCAATTTTGATGTTACCGACGGTCATCAAGACCACCGATGAGGGGCTCAAGCTGGTTCCCGACGACCTCCGTCGCGCCTCATTGGGTGTGGGCGCATCCAAGTTCATCACGATTCTGCGAATCACCCTTCCTTCAGCCTTTACACCCATTGCCACGGGTGTGGTTTTATCGATTGCGAGAGCAGCAGGAGAGACAGCACCGTTAATCTTCACGGCCTTGTTTTCACCCTTCTGGCCTGAGGGGTTCGATGCAATTTTCAACCCGATTGCCACACTTTCAGTACTGATTTACAACTTTGCGACTCTGCCCTATGAATCTCAAAACGAACTCGCTTGGGCAGCATCGTTCGTACTTGTTCTATTTATCCTGCTCATCAATCTGTTTGCTCGGTGGCTAAGACGTTTTGCCTCCAATTGA
- the pstC gene encoding phosphate ABC transporter permease subunit PstC, with amino-acid sequence MPRSLELYRLRRRPPMEKSVDGGFRILAIVLASVVAMVLLAILIVVFWGSLDSMGRYGWSFLVTSNWNPVKDEYGAFTAIYGTLLTSLLALLIAVPLGVGTAIFITENIIPLRIRTLIGLMVELLAAIPSVVLGLWAIFVMEPFIRPFLEVLHNTLGWLPLFSTDPMGPGITPAVLILVVMILPIITAISRDSLNQVPMKLRQAAYGVGTTRWGAILNVMLPAAISGIVGGVMLALGRAMGETMAVTMIIGNSNTFSWSLLAPGNTISAMLANQFGEADGSQVSSLMYAAFILMILTLAVNLLAQWLVKRLSLKY; translated from the coding sequence ATGCCTAGGTCGTTGGAGCTGTATCGCTTACGGCGACGTCCGCCAATGGAGAAATCGGTGGATGGCGGCTTCAGGATCCTGGCGATCGTGCTGGCCTCCGTGGTGGCAATGGTTCTATTAGCGATCCTCATCGTGGTGTTCTGGGGATCGCTGGATTCGATGGGCCGATATGGCTGGTCATTTCTGGTGACCTCCAACTGGAATCCCGTCAAAGATGAATACGGGGCCTTCACAGCCATTTATGGAACGCTGCTGACATCGCTGCTGGCCCTGCTCATTGCTGTGCCTCTCGGCGTGGGAACTGCGATTTTCATCACCGAAAACATCATTCCCCTAAGAATCCGAACGTTGATCGGGTTGATGGTGGAGTTGCTGGCGGCGATTCCCTCAGTGGTGTTGGGGCTTTGGGCCATCTTCGTGATGGAACCGTTCATCCGTCCATTCCTTGAAGTGCTGCACAACACCCTTGGCTGGCTGCCTCTCTTTTCAACAGATCCCATGGGACCTGGAATCACACCAGCGGTGTTGATTCTGGTTGTGATGATTCTGCCGATCATCACGGCGATCTCCAGAGACTCACTCAACCAGGTGCCGATGAAGCTGCGTCAAGCCGCCTACGGCGTCGGCACAACACGCTGGGGGGCCATTCTCAACGTGATGTTGCCCGCTGCCATCTCAGGAATTGTGGGTGGTGTGATGCTGGCACTAGGACGTGCCATGGGCGAAACGATGGCCGTCACCATGATCATTGGCAATTCGAACACCTTCAGCTGGTCACTGCTTGCACCTGGGAACACCATTTCAGCCATGCTTGCCAATCAATTTGGAGAAGCCGACGGAAGCCAAGTTTCGTCGTTGATGTATGCAGCATTCATCTTGATGATTCTCACCCTGGCGGTGAACCTTCTTGCCCAATGGTTGGTCAAACGTCTGAGCCTCAAGTACTGA
- the dnaK gene encoding molecular chaperone DnaK, which yields MGRIVGIDLGTTNSVVAVLEAGRPVVIANAEGTRTTPSVLGYTKDNELLVGQPARRQLVLNPRNTFSNLKRFVGRAWDELDDGSLTVPYTVRSNSQGNVRVACPQTEREYAPEELVASILRKLVDDASTYLGEEVESAVITVPAYFNDAQRQATRDAGRLAGINVERILNEPTAAALAYGFDRSAVRRALVFDLGGGTFDVSLLRIANGVFDVKATNGDTQLGGNDFDQRIVDWLAEAFLKEHAVDLRRDRQALQRLTEAAEKAKQELSGVTSTPVSLPFIATGADGPLHIETTLDRETFEGLCPDLLDRLLVPVQSALRDSGWAAEDIDDVVLVGGSTRMPMVQQLVRTLIPNDPCQSVNPDEVVAVGAAVQAGIITGELRDLLLNDVTPLSLGLETIGGLMKVLIPRNTQIPVRQSDVFSTSEPNQSSVEIHVWQGERQMATDNKSLGRFRLSGIPPAPRGVPQIQVAFDIDANGILQVSATDRTTGRKQSVTIQGGSTLSEDEIQGLLAEAEARADEDRRKRSTIERRNSAMTLVAQAERRLRDAALELGPYGAERQQRAVEMSVRDVQDLLQQDDLQELEMAVSGLQEALFGLNRRLTAERQTEAGPLQGLKSTLGTLKDELFAEDDWDDDPWASPQSRYDRYDGRMSGGRRGIDPWDDDNFR from the coding sequence ATGGGCCGGATCGTCGGAATCGACCTGGGTACCACCAATTCCGTCGTGGCTGTTCTTGAGGCCGGGCGGCCCGTGGTGATTGCCAATGCGGAGGGGACCCGCACGACCCCCTCTGTCTTGGGGTACACCAAAGACAACGAACTACTGGTGGGTCAACCAGCTCGACGTCAGCTGGTTCTCAATCCGCGCAACACCTTCTCCAACCTCAAGCGTTTTGTTGGTCGGGCCTGGGATGAGCTCGACGACGGATCCCTCACTGTTCCCTACACGGTCCGTTCCAACAGCCAAGGCAATGTCCGCGTGGCTTGTCCTCAGACCGAGCGTGAGTATGCCCCTGAGGAACTCGTGGCCAGCATCCTGCGCAAGCTGGTGGATGACGCTTCGACCTATCTCGGAGAAGAGGTGGAATCTGCAGTCATCACTGTTCCCGCCTACTTCAATGATGCCCAGCGTCAGGCCACTCGCGATGCCGGTCGCTTAGCGGGTATCAATGTTGAGCGGATTCTCAACGAACCCACCGCTGCTGCTCTCGCTTACGGCTTTGATCGCAGTGCGGTCCGTCGCGCCCTCGTTTTTGATCTCGGCGGCGGAACCTTCGATGTGTCGCTGCTGAGGATCGCCAATGGTGTTTTCGATGTCAAAGCCACCAATGGAGACACCCAACTGGGGGGTAACGACTTTGATCAACGCATTGTTGACTGGCTCGCGGAAGCGTTTCTCAAGGAGCACGCTGTCGACCTGAGGCGTGATCGTCAGGCTCTGCAACGACTCACCGAAGCTGCTGAAAAGGCCAAGCAGGAGCTCTCCGGGGTGACTTCAACCCCCGTTTCTCTGCCCTTCATCGCTACGGGCGCTGATGGTCCTCTTCACATCGAAACAACACTCGACCGGGAGACTTTCGAGGGTTTGTGCCCTGATCTTCTCGACCGGTTGCTCGTTCCGGTTCAGTCAGCGCTCAGAGATTCCGGTTGGGCCGCTGAAGATATTGATGACGTGGTGCTTGTTGGCGGAAGCACCCGCATGCCGATGGTGCAGCAGTTGGTCAGAACACTGATTCCCAATGATCCCTGCCAGTCGGTGAATCCAGATGAGGTCGTTGCCGTCGGTGCAGCGGTCCAGGCAGGAATTATCACCGGTGAATTGCGCGATCTGCTTCTCAATGACGTCACGCCGCTTTCGCTGGGTTTGGAAACCATCGGAGGGCTGATGAAGGTGCTGATTCCGCGCAATACCCAGATCCCTGTTCGTCAGTCCGACGTGTTCAGTACTTCGGAGCCCAATCAATCCTCTGTCGAAATTCATGTTTGGCAGGGAGAGCGCCAGATGGCGACCGATAACAAGTCACTCGGACGTTTCCGTCTCTCGGGTATTCCTCCCGCGCCGCGTGGTGTGCCTCAGATTCAGGTTGCCTTTGACATCGATGCCAACGGAATCCTTCAGGTGAGTGCAACGGATCGGACAACGGGCCGGAAGCAGTCGGTGACTATCCAAGGAGGATCAACGCTCAGTGAGGATGAAATTCAGGGTCTCCTTGCTGAAGCCGAAGCACGCGCTGATGAAGACCGTCGCAAGCGCTCCACCATTGAGCGGCGCAATTCGGCGATGACTCTGGTGGCACAGGCAGAGCGGCGCCTTCGTGACGCTGCGCTGGAGCTCGGCCCTTACGGAGCTGAACGTCAGCAAAGGGCGGTGGAGATGTCGGTTCGTGATGTTCAGGATCTCCTGCAACAGGATGATCTTCAAGAGCTCGAGATGGCTGTGAGCGGTCTTCAGGAAGCGTTATTCGGTCTGAACCGCCGCCTCACGGCTGAGCGTCAGACCGAGGCAGGTCCCTTGCAGGGACTCAAAAGCACTCTCGGCACTCTCAAGGATGAGCTGTTTGCTGAAGACGACTGGGATGATGACCCCTGGGCATCGCCACAATCCCGCTACGACCGTTACGACGGACGCATGAGCGGTGGACGAAGAGGGATTGACCCTTGGGACGATGACAACTTCCGCTGA
- a CDS encoding DnaJ C-terminal domain-containing protein, with protein MTTSAEPDYWSLLGLEPGAAPDALKRAFRREARRWHPDLNGNDRHAEERFKLVNEAYAVLSNPDRRKEWQTRQRGGVAATDPFSTGFPDFEDYLAVVLGLEREPIRREQAPRDHDEREQSSEPSAETDQAYGAHWPEASPQPPPPVRSEDDLETVVDLSPDQALQGTTVELELGDGTLVEVGTPPRAGDGWRLRLEGVAPGGRDHFLHLRVITDDGLRIDGLRVHYRLELLPPDAALGCAVDVPTLSGPVTLQVPPGSSSGRLLRLRGRGLQLGDDCGDQLVEIVIVIPAALDDDERALYQRLQELSLERANTF; from the coding sequence ATGACAACTTCCGCTGAACCGGACTACTGGTCATTGCTTGGTCTGGAGCCTGGTGCAGCTCCAGACGCGCTCAAGCGGGCATTCAGGCGTGAAGCCAGACGCTGGCATCCCGATCTGAATGGCAATGATCGTCACGCCGAAGAACGCTTCAAGCTTGTTAATGAGGCCTATGCCGTACTCAGCAATCCTGACCGGCGCAAGGAATGGCAGACGCGCCAACGCGGAGGAGTTGCTGCAACTGACCCGTTCAGCACTGGATTTCCCGATTTTGAGGACTACCTAGCTGTTGTCCTCGGTCTGGAACGAGAGCCTATTCGTCGAGAACAGGCTCCAAGAGACCATGACGAGCGAGAGCAGTCGTCAGAGCCAAGCGCAGAGACTGATCAGGCCTATGGGGCTCACTGGCCTGAGGCCTCGCCGCAACCACCCCCTCCGGTGCGCAGTGAAGACGATCTGGAAACGGTTGTTGATCTCTCACCGGATCAGGCCCTTCAGGGCACAACCGTGGAGTTGGAACTCGGTGACGGCACCCTGGTTGAAGTCGGGACTCCGCCTCGGGCAGGTGATGGTTGGCGGTTGCGTCTGGAGGGTGTTGCACCGGGAGGTCGCGATCATTTCCTGCATCTGCGGGTGATCACGGATGACGGTCTGCGCATTGATGGTCTTCGGGTGCATTACCGACTTGAGTTGCTGCCTCCGGACGCAGCGCTTGGTTGTGCCGTTGATGTACCCACTCTTTCTGGCCCAGTGACTCTTCAGGTTCCTCCCGGTTCATCCAGCGGACGATTGCTGAGATTGCGCGGTCGCGGTCTTCAGCTTGGAGACGATTGCGGCGACCAACTTGTGGAAATTGTGATCGTGATCCCAGCGGCCCTGGATGACGATGAACGGGCGCTTTATCAACGACTGCAGGAACTCAGTCTCGAGCGTGCCAACACGTTCTAA
- a CDS encoding DUF3110 domain-containing protein — translation MLVHVLLYDAGQDSEGIHSLELSGQTVVLMFENRDDADRYAGLLEAQDFPTPTVEALDREEIELFCREAGYEARFVSDGFVPQSDDERLMLAPPSANRDVANWQEQEPEQDPSQGQDLASNDESDPSIQDLDDVRRRLEGLL, via the coding sequence ATGTTGGTTCACGTGCTCCTGTACGACGCAGGACAGGACAGCGAAGGCATTCACTCCCTCGAGCTGTCAGGTCAGACGGTGGTGTTGATGTTTGAGAACCGCGATGATGCTGATCGCTATGCCGGACTACTGGAAGCGCAGGACTTTCCAACACCCACCGTTGAAGCTCTTGATCGTGAGGAGATCGAGCTGTTCTGCCGTGAAGCCGGTTATGAGGCCCGATTCGTCTCCGATGGTTTTGTGCCTCAGTCGGATGATGAACGGCTGATGCTGGCGCCACCGAGTGCCAATCGTGACGTGGCCAATTGGCAGGAGCAGGAGCCGGAACAGGATCCAAGCCAGGGGCAGGACCTCGCATCCAACGACGAATCCGATCCCTCAATCCAGGATCTTGATGATGTGCGACGGCGGCTTGAGGGCCTTCTTTAA